In Triticum dicoccoides isolate Atlit2015 ecotype Zavitan unplaced genomic scaffold, WEW_v2.0 scaffold14817, whole genome shotgun sequence, the following are encoded in one genomic region:
- the LOC119343947 gene encoding uncharacterized protein LOC119343947: MGESRGSIFFFGTYRPPVPLDIFSCPADPPPSSAEDELLLTDDASYNQNGRPVPPAALKEILGFLGKKNPELASDCGATLEDVDTGHVTGMVFVSERDRGLETLHLALRRSTGGKVKVLSLLGDIYGLDDLGVRMEDSGCIAGGYMVDGVTVGHSLVYVSTKEEVKARRTPWTVVYRTDLADGKTERLTPQGQYDLSPAVSPSGKMVAVANFQKSEWNGEIENLKTDIVIMEVHWRGLGGDGRRRVIKDAGWPTWGSDNVIFFHRGFDKTPPTNTADWAVFRYDLAAHKEERVTPVGIDAMTPAAISETRVAVATVRQKSKQVEMEVERVMDQYRHVEIFDTTTPWCSVQITQRMRPLGDHYNPFVLDGGRRIGYHRCRTDKLTPHGEQKSIEKRFDKVQSEEPEVGLYRVTGVFPSISKNGKKLAFVDNEFQAVWLVEADSEAAPRVVYKAKSNKSVFSTSWNQKDELDTLYVCEGPAFSIEKPVQIIRIPNVSTKLDPEDEEQESFPLTDHKYNCAFPSTNPEGTKLVFRSSRDRVHGGKREDKNLFIIDAEKGEHAGVDQLTDGPWTDTHCSWSPREGCDWIVFSSSRGKPGGAPVSDHGLDSGYFSVYLVNAKDMGVVPVPVPVRVIHSAPTIAGHVNHPVFSPDMMSIVFTADLAAVSVDPISMPHFMHSVRPYGDIFSVELLDRENMAKNKDIHKYHRVTHSRYEYSTPTWSPHTDGQQDPNARWKMLERVPYIPPRCPYARGQLGEKEGWHMTGHLIIDKRSC; the protein is encoded by the exons ATGGGGGAGAGCCGCGGCAGCATCTTCTTCTTCGGGACCTACAGGCCACCTGTGCCCCTGGACATCTTCTCCTGCCCGGCTGATCCGCCGCCGTCATCTGCCGAGGACGAGCTTCTCCTCACCGACGACGCGTCATACAACCAGAACGGCCGGCCCGTCCCGCCGGCGGCGCTCAAGGAGATCCTGGGTTTCCTGGGCAAGAAGAACCCCGAGCTGGCCTCCGACTGCGGCGCCACCCTGGAGGACGTGGACACGGGCCACGTCACCGGCATGGTTTTCGTCTCCGAGAGGGACCGCGGCCTTGAGACGCTGCACCTAGCTCTGCGCCGCTCTACCGGGGGCAAGGTGAAGGTGCTGAGCCTGCTGGGCGACATCTATGGCTTGGACGATTTAGGCGTGCGCATGGAGGACAGCGGCTGCATCGCCGGCGGCTACATGGTGGATGGCGTCACCGTGGGCCACTCACTCGTCTACGTGTCCACcaaggaggaggtaaaagcccggcGCACCCCGTGGACCGTGGTCTACAGGACCGACCTTGCCGACGGCAAGACCGAGCGCCTCACTCCACAGGGCCAGTACGATCTGAGCCCGGCCGTGTCGCCGTCCGGGAAGATGGTGGCGGTGGCCAACTTCCAGAAGAGCGAGTGGAACGGCGAGATCGAGAACCTCAAGACTGACATCGTGATCATGGAGGTGCACTGGCGAGGGCTGGGGGGCGATGGCCGCAGGCGTGTGATCAAGGACGCCGGCTGGCCGACCTGGGGCAGCGACAACGTCATCTTCTTCCACCGAGGGTTCGACAAGACGCCGCCCACCAACACCGCAGACTGGGCCGTGTTCCGATACGACCTCGCGGCTCACAAGGAAGAGCGGGTCACCCCGGTGGGCATCGACGCCATGACTCCGGCGGCCATCAGCGAGACCAGAGTGGCCGTGGCGACCGTCCGACAGAAATCCAAGCAAGTCGAAATGGAGGTGGAGCGCGTGATGGATCAGTACCGGCACGTGGAGATCTTCGACACGACCACCCCTTGGTGCTCTGTGCAGATCAcccagaggatgaggccgttgggagACCACTACAACCCCTTCGTGCTCGATGGCGGCAGACGCATCGGCTACCACCGCTGCAGAACCGACAAGCTCACTCCGCAC ggtgagcAGAAAAGCATCGAGAAGAGGTTCGACAAGGTGCAGTCGGAGGAACCGGAGGTCGGGCTGTATAGGGTGACGGGCGTGTTCCCGTCCATCTCCAAGAACGGCAAGAAGCTGGCCTTCGTGGACAACGAGTTCCAGGCCGTGTGGCTGGTGGAGGCCGACAGCGAAGCCGCCCCGCGCGTTGTCTACAAGGCCAAGTCCAACAAGAGCGTCTTCTCCACGTCGTGGAACCAGAAGGACGAGCTGGACACGCTCTACGTCTGCGAAGGCCCAGCTTTCAGCATCGAGAAGCCGGTGCAGATCATCAGGATCCCCAACGTGTCCACCAAGCTGGACCCCGAGGACGAGGAGCAGGAGTCGTTCCCCCTCACCGACCACAAGTACAACTGCGCCTTCCCGTCCACCAACCCGGAGGGGACCAAGCTCGTGTTCCGCTCCAGCAGGGACAGGGTCCATGGAGGGAAGAGGGAGGACAAGAACCTCTTCATCATAGACGCCGAGAAGGGGGAGCACGCCGGCGTGGACCAGCTCACCGATGGGCCATGGACAGACACCCACTGCAGCTGGTCACCCAGGGAAGGCTGCGACTGGATCGTCTTCTCCTCGAGCCGCGGTAAGCCGGGCGGCGCGCCCGTTTCGGACCACGGCTTGGACTCGGGCTACTTCTCTGTCTACCTGGTGAACGCCAAGGACATGGGCGTGGTGCCGGTGCCGGTGCCGGTGCGGGTGATCCACAGCGCGCCCACCATCGCAGGACACGTGAACCACCCCGTGTTCAGCCCGGACATGATGAGCATCGTCTTCACCGCCGACCTCGCCGCCGTCTCCGTCGACCCCATCTCCATGCCGCACTTCATGCACTCGGTCAGGCCCTACGGCGAcatcttctccgtggagctcctcgACAGGGAGAACATGGCCAAGAACAAGGACATCCACAAGTACCACCGGGTCACGCACAGCCGCTACGAGTACTCCACGCCTACGTGGTCGCCCCACACCGACGGCCAGCAAGACCCCAACGCCAGGTGGAAGATGCTGGAGAGAGTCCCGTACATCCCGCCACGGTGCCCGTACGCGCGCGGCCAACTTGGCGAGAAGGAGGGCTGGCACATGACCGGCCACCTCATCATAGACAAGAGGTCCTGCTGA